The region GGGGACAACGGGGAGGGCAAAGGGGGTTGTCACTCGCCTCGGGTCCTGCCTGGCGCAGAGCCAGGGTGACCCCTGTGCCCCCCGGGGCTCGGCTGAGACCCCAGAGACAGCGCCGAGCACCGCGGGGGGAAACgcggggggggacgggggagaGGGGACGGGGGATGGGAAACGGGATGGGGGACATGGGacgggggagaggggacaggggatgggaagtgggatggggagaggggacgGGGGATGGGAAACGGGACGGGGGAGAGGGGACGGGGGATGAGAAACGGGACGGGGGACATGGGACGgggaagaggggacaggggatgggAAATGGGTTGGGGAGAGGGCACGGGGGATGGGAAATGGGACGGGGGGCATGGGacgggggagaggggacaggggatgggaaatgggatggggagaggggacgGGGGATGGGAAATGGGTTGGGGAGAGGGCACGGGGGATGGGAAATGGGTTGGGGAGAGGGGACGGGAcaaggagaggggatgggggctTGGAAACGGGACAAGCAGAGGGGACGGGGGATGGGAAACGGGACGGGAGAGAGGGGACGGGacaaggagaggggagaggggacgGGACGGGGTatgggagcggggctgggggcggccCCAGGGCACGGGGGGCTCTCACGCCCCCCAGGGGAGGCTCCCAGCCCCCGGCTTTGCGGCTCGCACTgggcggggaggaggggggagggagcacttactttttttttattttataaatttcGCAGTCCAGACCGAGTCTCGGACCCGTAAACAGCCTCCCCCGGCCGCCGCCAGCCGGGGCGGTGTCTGCCGGGccgcccgccccccgcgccccgcccgccgcgctTAAAGCCGCAGCCGCGGGGAGGAACGAGACCGAAACGCGGAGCATCCCAGCCGGGAGCCTCCCCGGCACCGGGCACCGAGGTGAGAGGGCTGCGGGATCGAGGGGATTGCTCTTGCCAAGGGCAAAAATCCGAGGAACAAGAGCAAACCCAGGCGGCTGAGCAGAACCCCACGCGTTTGCAGGCAAAACAACCCGTGCTGCAAGGCGGGGGCTTAGCCCCTCAGTTTGGGACCAGTCCCAGCCTCATCACATCCCCATGCCACCACAGgagccccagcacctccccatgCCACCACAGGAGCCCCATTGCATCCCCAAGCCACCGCAGGAGCCCCAGCACATCCCTGTGCCACCACAGGAGCCTCATCACCTCCCCATGCCACCACAGgagccccagcacctccccatgCCACCACAGGAGCCCCAGCATGTCCACATGCCACCACAGGAGCCCCATCACATCCCCATGCCACCACAGGAGCCCCATCACCTCCCCATGCCACCACAGGAGCCCCATCACCTCCCCATGCCACCACAGGAGCCCCAGCATGTCCACATGCCACCACAGGAGCCCCATGACCTCCCCGTGCCACCACAGGAGCCCCATTGCATCCCCATGCCACCACAGGAGCCCCATCACATCCCTGTGCCACCACAGGAGCCTCATCACCTCCCCATGCCACCACAGGAGCCCCATGACCTCCCCATGCCACCACAGGAGCCCCATCACATCCCCAAGCCACCACAGGAGCCCCAGCATGTCCCCAAGCCACCACAGGAGCCCAAGCAGGAACAAGGACGGTGGGCATCCAagcgaggagctgtgccagagcTAATCTCTCCAGCCTCACAGTGGAGTCTGCAGTGATAAAACCATCTGTTTGGGATGAACAGCAGTTTTAAACACTTCTGAGTGGGGACAGAGTCCAAGACCTGAGCGtaaaatctggttttgaaaGGGCTTAAAATAAATCCTACACTGCCCTAGTCGTGCTATTTAAAGGGAATTCTCTAAGAGGTTTAGGAGCACACAGAGGAACAGCAAGACAACTTGTGCACCTAAATCCCTTCAAAGACCTTAGGAAATCCCTCCACACTTCACCTGCTGGCTGGTCAGGGCCACAGGACACACCCTAGCTGTCACCAAGAGTTGCATcagatgcccagggaagtgaaAGGCTTCTGTTCAACGTGTGATGCGTTGCCAGCCCCATGGCAGCACACATCTGGTCTCCAGAGATGGTCCAGAGAGGATTGTGCTGCAGCTGTGCCTGGGAGGGCTGGGGTTGGTGCCATCGTCCCACAGCTGCTTCCATCACCCGCAGAGCTGAGCCCCAGGCACTCCCGCAAGATGGAAATCCAGCAGCACCTAGGGGGCATCCCCCCGTGGGAATAAGCCACCCTATTCCACTCAGACAGTGAgggttttttaataaataccaTTTTTTGCACAGAAATATACCAAGTTTTACAGAATACAAACTGCAGGAATAATGACCGAGCATCAAAGACAGAGGATGCAGAGCACCCTTCTGTCTCCCTCCAGTCTTTGCCAGGCTCTGACCCTCTGACACTCACTGTCAGATCTTCCCATAATCCCAATTTGCTAAGGCCAAAAGGCAGAGTAAAGGCCTGGGAGGGGACAGACAAGGTGCCAGCAGCTGCAAACCCCACGTGTCCTGCCCCAGGAGCAGCCAAGGTGGCTAAGCCCCAGCTCTGGGCTGAGGGCACTTGCTGTGAGAGCATCACTGGGACGGAGCATGGTGCAGGCAGCTGACACGTGTACAATAGCCATTCGGTGCTGGTGGAGAGACTGGTGCTGGGGTGCACACCGAGGGGTGGGAGTGCTGGGAGTTTCTGGATTTCTCCTGGGTGGTTGGTGAGCACAACTCTCTTTTTAACCCACCAGACATGATTTGGAAAGGACAGCCTTGTTGCTTCGACCCCAAAAAGCAGCTCCCCAGGAAAAGGAGACACTCTGGCTCCACAGCAAAGCACCTGGCTCTGCCCTGCCACCGCAGCCACCTGTGGTCAGAAGCAACAGAGCTTGGCCCTGCTCCCAACCCACTGGCCATCACTGGGTCGCGGCAAGATCGCTCAGCTCTCATCTGGGCAGCTGGCTCTGTCAGAAGGTCCTCCACGCCATGTCCATGGTCATCAAGCACCCTGCCCACCAGCAGGGCCTGGAGGAGAGTGGGGTCTTGCACTCCCCTTTACCTGCTCTGGAGGACCAAAGAGCCTCAAAGACAGGGACCTGCTACTCCAAAGTTACTTACCTCATGTACAAGACCACCATGAGCTTTTCCCCCTTCCCAAAGGGAACTAGGAGATCAAAGAGCACCTCTCTAACTCCTCCTCCCCGATCTCAGGACAGTGAATATTGCTACAGGCACTGCAAGATGGACTGGGCTCCCCATTTCCACACAAGGGAGGCAGTTTCTCCCAAAACACAGTGTGGACACCAACTGTGGGGATGGACAGAAATTTGCTGCACCCTTCCTGCACCCCCAACTTCTAATCAGAGCCCCAAGCAGCAAAACAGGGGTTGATAAGGATATGGGGTAAGGCTGAGCAGCAccccagggaggcagtgagGCTATTTTAATAATGGGAAATGTTATGTCTATTCGAGGAGGAAGTGAGGAAATCAAGTGCACCATGGGGAGACCCCCGCATTGAGCCAGGAACAAGCTGTTGCTCGGCTCTGGCTGCTACAGCACTTACGTGAGCGGGGAGTGAGGGGCAGCCATACCTGCAgcccagcctctccccagctgggGACAGCTGCTTTTGGTTAGGAGGGTAAGGCTATTGTGTGATGGCACCAGCATGTACAGGTGAGATGGGCTGCTGAGTGGCACCCAAAGGGGGTCCCGGGCACAGCGAAGGGTGGGCAGGTGGGTGAGCATGAGGGTGTGAAGAGGCAGAGGGGAGGCAGACCCACTATTTGCCCGCAACAGGGGCAGTGGCCACGATCTCTTCATACTTGGGTGGTGGGTCGTTGTAGgagatgctggtctcttcaccACTGCTGCTCTCCGGATGGCCCGTCACCTCCTCGTAGGAAGGTGGAGGGGTGGCACTGGACAGTCTAGAAAGGACAGAGACCGAATGCTCTGGTGGGCAGAGGGTGCCATCTTGCTGGGGGGtgcccccagctctgccatcTCCAGCCACACGACTGCTCGCTTCTCGCTGGTACTGAGTTTCCCCTTGGCTTTGCGACCGCTCCCGATACACCATGACCCTGGGGAGGCTGCATCCCGTTCGACTGGCCAGGTAACGGTTCTGGGCATAGGAAGGGCGGTGGCGCGTGGCCTTTTGAAGCTGGCACCTCCAGATGATGAAGAGGGCGATGACTATCAGAAGAGCCACTCCCAAGAGGGGCACCACCACGTACATAGCATCTGAGTGCTCGGTGCTGTGCCCGGGGTCCTTGACAGAGTAGACAGAGTTGGTGTAGCCCTTCCAAAATTCCATCTGCAGCAGGAACAGAGAAACAACCatcatgtgctgcaggtggggCCAGCACCCCCCGACCACCACCAGCAACAATCACTGCCCTACCCAGGCccaaaaaagaggaaatttgTTGGTCATCCCCCACAACCCTCACCACAGCTGGCAGCATCTGAAGCACCGTAGGAGCCAACACAAAAGATCAAGGGAACATCCCTCAACAGCAGCCAAGCAGGCAGAAATTTGGCATTGACTGGGATGGGGAAAGTAGTGCTGGACACGAGGCCACAGCATGCTGCTGGCAgacagaaaagtacaaagagaaCAGGAGAGTCTGTTCCCCTTTGCTTCCCTTCTGTTCCTCCCGCTTGCTAAAGTATAAGCCCTCATGCACCCCgtggggagcagagcaggacaaacGCACCGTCTTCTCCTTGTTCTCAAACACTTCCTTGACCTCCTCATAGCTGCAGACCTCCTCAATGCACTCCCGCTCAATGGTGCCCTGTCGGATCTCCTCCAGGAAGCCGTTGGCCCGGGGAAAGCGCTTCAGGATCGAGTGGGCATTCCTGGCCCCCAAGAACACTGCAACACACAAAGCAGAGAGATGCTGAGTAGGGACAACCCCACACTTAGCCTCTGTCCAGCCAGGCTTTGCCAGCTGGGAAGAGACAGAAGGCTCCCAAGACTTGTTTTCAACCCCCTGCCCTTGACAGGATTGATTTCACCCTGCTGCCCCTTTGCTACAGGGAAAGGGAGATCCAAGCAGGGCAAGCAAGACCATCCACTACTCCCAAAGCCTGGGAGACTCTATGTTGCCCACAACAGATCTCCCGACAGAGCATGTAGTCAGGAACCCAGGTGGAGCAGGAATAGCACATTCCTGCCTGCCAAAAACACAGCCATTTCTAAGCCTCTCCTCCCACCTGTATCCTGCAGGAGGGAGACCTCCGTGGGGCACAGGAAGCAAGCACCTACCAGGACCTGCAGCAACACAGGAGAGGCAAACAAGTTGTTGCCCAGAAAGCAGAAACTCCACAGAAACCACGACCCTTCCAGGATCCAAACATCCCCTGCACACATTTCACAAAAGAATGTTTCCATAATGCACATCAACACACACAGCTGTAGGCTGGCACCAACAACTCCCCCCAAGCTACATAATTGTGCAGCTTCCCTCAAAGATTAATCAGTTCAGCTGGCTGATCCATAGAGACCTCTTTGCATTCCTCACCCTCAGGCTCAGTCTTGCATTGGATCAACCAGATGAACCAATATCAACAGAAACAGGACACGGAGGCAAGGGACAGCTGGAGTCTCCCATTAGACCAGCTGGGCTGTTGCACAGAGATGTTTCAATAAGGAGCTCAGTGAAGATCAAACTTAACAGTTAGTGAAAAGCTATCAACTTTTTTCATTGGGAGCCTTTTACCAGAGACCGGCATGGTGTAAGCAACTACTACTGTGCTACACCATCCTGTGCTTGGAGGCACGGTGCTCCTTTTGTGCTGT is a window of Phaenicophaeus curvirostris isolate KB17595 chromosome 13, BPBGC_Pcur_1.0, whole genome shotgun sequence DNA encoding:
- the PRRG3 gene encoding transmembrane gamma-carboxyglutamic acid protein 3, which produces MAMFLGARNAHSILKRFPRANGFLEEIRQGTIERECIEEVCSYEEVKEVFENKEKTMEFWKGYTNSVYSVKDPGHSTEHSDAMYVVVPLLGVALLIVIALFIIWRCQLQKATRHRPSYAQNRYLASRTGCSLPRVMVYRERSQSQGETQYQREASSRVAGDGRAGGTPQQDGTLCPPEHSVSVLSRLSSATPPPSYEEVTGHPESSSGEETSISYNDPPPKYEEIVATAPVAGK